The genomic window ATTATCAAAGGCGGCACGATGCATGGCGTACTCGCCGCTTACCTGATAGGCAAAGGTGGGTACCTGAAGCTCATGTTTTACCCGGCGAACCACATCCAGGTAGGGCATGCCCGGTTTGACCATGACCATGTCGGCGCCTTCGGCAATATCCATAGCCACTTCGTGGAGGGCTTCATCACTGTTGGCTGGATCCATCTGGTAGGTGCGCTTGTCGGCCTTGCCCAGGTTGCCCGCTGAGCCGACGGCATCCCGGAAGGGGCCATAGTAGTGGGAGGCATATTTGGCGCTATAGGCCATGATGCGGACGTTATGCAGGTGTTCCTGCTCGAGCACCTGGCGAATTGACCCGATGCGGCCATCCATCATGTCTGAGGGAGCGACCACATCCGCACCGGCTTCCGCGTGGGAAAGCGCCTGCTTGAGCAAGGTGTCGACCGTGCGGTCGTTGATCACATAGCCCTGCTCATCAATAATGCCGTCCTGGCCGTGGCTGGTGTAAGGGTCGAGTGCTACATCGGTGATAATGCCAAGTTCAGGCAGGGCCGCCTTTAGTGCCCGCACGCTGCGCTGCACCAGTCCCGCTGAGTTGTAGGCTTCTTCGGCAAGTTCTGATTTCTGTTCCGGGCCGACCACTGGAAACAGTGCCAGAGCAGGGATACCGAGCGCATAGGCTTCCAGAGCCTGTTCAATCAGCAGATCCAGGGACAGGCGCTCAACGCCGGGCATGGAAGGAACAGCCTGACGTTGATTTTCACCCTCCAGTACAAACACCGGCAGAATAAGGTCGGCGGCAGAAAGGCTGTTTTCCTGCATCAGGCGGCGTGAAAAAGCGTCGCGGCGCATGCGGCGCATACGCGTGGCAGGAAAGTGACGCTGGGTGGGAGTCGTCAATGCTGTTCTCCTTGCTTCTCTATAAGGGGGTATGCAATCAGTATCTGTGCAGAGTATATCAGTCTACTGATAAGGCGAAAGCTGGCTTGTGGCTGTCACATAAACTGCCTAAAGTAGACGGCTGTTAATAAAATGCTATAAAAGAGGATGTTTCATGACAAAACAGGTCGCAGTCATTCTGGCCGGATGCGGTGTATACGACGGCTCTGAAATCTATGAAACCACCTTGACGCTGCTGCGTCTGGATCAGCTGGGCATTGGTTATCACTGCTTTGCTCCGGATATGGATCAGCATCAGGTGATTAATCATGTCACCCAGCAAGCCACGCAAGGCGAAACGCGCAACGTGCTGGAAGAGTCAGCTCGGCTGGCGCGTGGTGATATCAGCCCGTTAAGTGAGCTGGATGCTGGTAATTTTGATGCGGTGATTGTGCCCGGCGGCTTCGGGGTGGCACAGAACCTGTGTGATTTCGCCGTTCAGGGCGACAATATGCAGGTTCTGGAACCGCTTAAAGAGGTGCTGGAAGCCTTCCGTGAAGACGCCAAACCAATTGGTCTGATATGTATTGCGCCGGTCATGGTGCCGCGCCTGCTCGGGGAAGGCATTGCCGTCACTATTGGCCACGACCCGGGTGTTGCCGGTGCCATCAGCGCCATGGGCGGCCTGCACCGCAGCTGCGGCGTTGAAGAGATTGTGGTCGATTTTGAGAACCGTGTGGTCACCACCCCCGCCTATATGCTGGCGACCCGGATCAGCGAGGCTGCCACTGGGGTTTTCAAACTGGTAGAACGGATTGATGAAATGATGGGCTAACAGGGCGTTAACTAATTAAAAAAACCTCCGCTATGTGGATGATAGCGAAGGTTTTTTTATGCAAGCTTATAAAGTTTAAGCGTTAGCCGTTCTCGCTGAGCTCGTCTTCTTCTGCATCCTTGACGGCTTTGCGGCGTACCAGCCTTCCAAACAGCAGGCCAACCTCGTAAAGCAGGTACATGGGCACGGCCAGCAGGCTTTGCGAGACCACATCGGGCGGTGTCAGCAGCATGCCGACTACAAAGCAGCCGAGAATGATATAGGGGCGCTTCTTGGAAAGACTTTCCACGGTGGTAGCGCCACTGAAAATCAGCAGGAAGGTGGCAATCGGAATTTCAAACGCCACCCCAAAGGCAAAAAACAGCTTCAACACAAAATTCAGATACTGGTTGATATCCGTCATTACCTGAATCTCTTCCGGACCCGTCTGGGTGAAGAAGGCAAACAGTAACGGAAACACCACGTAATAGGCGAAAGCGGCTCCCGCATAGAAAAGTCCGACACTGGATATCAGCAGCGGAATCGCCAGCGCCTTTTCATTATCGTAAAGCCCGGGCGCAACAAACGACCACGCCTGATGAAGAATGAAGGGCACCGCCGCAAACACTGCCACAACAAGGGTTAGCTTGAAGGGCGCCAGAAAGGGCGAGGCCACTTCGGTGGCAATCATCTGCGAGCCTTCAGGCAGCAGCGCCATTAGCGGTTGGGCCACAAATGTGTAGATATCATTGGCAAACGAGTACAGGCCAAGAAAGATCACCAGAACCACTATCACGGCACGCATCAGGCGTGAGCGAAGTTCGATCAGGTGTTCAATTAATGGTGCTTGTGCCTGTTTGGCTTGCTGATCCTGAGAGTCACCGCTGCTCATCGGGGATTGCTATCCTGTTGAGTCGACGTCGAGTGAGGCGACGTCTTGGAAGAGGACGGAGAAGTCTGTGGGGTAGAAGCCTCGGCCGGTGGCTTTTCCTGAGTGCCTGAATCCGCGGTTGAAGCGCTGGTTTCACGCACTGTTTCCAGGGCATCGTCAATACGCGCCGATGCGTCCGCCAGACGCTGCTCCTTGCTGGGTGAAGCGCTGTCGCTGTCTGAAGACTTGGGGGCTTCAGCGATATTCTCAACGTCCAGCTTGGCTTTCTTGAGGCTGTCATCCAGTTTTTTCTGCTGTTCGTTAAGCTTCTGGCGCAGTTCTTCAGATTCAAGCTGTGCGCTGATTTCACGCTGCATGCCGGATACCGAGCGCTTTATCTTGCCGATCCACAGCCCGGCGGTACGCGCCGCACGGGGCAGGCGCTCAGGGCCGAGTACCAATAACCCAACCACGGCGATGATCAGGAGTTCAAGAAAACCGATATCCAGCATGGCTTATTTGCGCTCTTCGCTGTGTTCAGTACGCTTTTCCTGCGCCTGAACGTCATAGGTGTTGCCGTTTTCTTCATGGCTGACCTTGGCTTGAGGCGTTTCGGCGTCTTTCTTGTCGCCTTCTTTTTCCTCATCGTGAATGGCTTTCTTGAAACCCTTCACGGCGCCGCCCAGGTCGGTGCCTACATTGCGCAGTTTCTTAGTGCCGAAAATCAGGATGATAATCCCCAGAACAATCAGCAACTGCCAAATACTGATGCCACCTAACATATGCGAGTCCTCGTGTGTGCTCGGCAAGTCAACCGGAAAATAGATGTAATGACGATCAGGCCTTGTTGCGAGCGGCTTTTTCGTCGTGACCCGACACGCCAAAACGACGCGCCAGTTCGTTAATCACAGCCTGGTGATCCAAGCCTAAGTGAGAAAGCATGACAAGGCTATGAAACCACAAATCTGCCGTTTCGGCGATAAGCGCCTGCTGTTTACTTTGTTCGCCGCTTTCTGCGTCTTTGGCGGCGAGCAGGGTTTCAGTGGCTTCTTCACCTACTTTCTCAAGTATCTTGTTCAATCCCTTATGATGCAAGGAGGCAACATAGGATTCGTCTGGCGCTGCGTGACGACGTTGCCTGAGCACCTCGAACAGGGCATCGAGTACGGTGTCGTCAACGGTAGGTGATGGCGTCTTGGTCATGATGTGTCCTTTTTTACCGCTTACAGCGCTTTGTCGCTTAAAGCGTTTAAATCTCAGCTATTGCCATCCTGATAATGGCCTAGTGCCACACCAGGAGCAAAAGCCCGATGGCCGCTGCTGCCAGTACCGGCCAGTCTTGCACGCTGGCCCACTGGCTGAGCGGCTGCCAGGTGAGCGCGATGGCAAGCAGGATCAAGCCGAGCTTGAGACGGTAGTGGCGTTTGTTTTGCTGGGTCAGCGTCTGCCGGATAGAAGTGATGGCATTGGCCTGCTGGTGGCGCTGGCGATGCTCTTTCTCCATACGGCTGAGGGTCTGGTGAGCTAGTACCGGCAGCTCAGGCAGTTGATGAGCAAGCTCTGGCGCCTGGCGCTTAAGTGAATCCCATAGCCCGCGCGGGCCGGCACGTTCCTTCATCCAACTTTCCAGAAACGGCCTTGCGGTGCTCCACAGATCAAGGTCGGGATACAGCTGGCGCCCCAGACCTTCAATATTGAGCAGGGTTTTCTGCAGCAGCACCAGTTGGGGCTGTACTTCCATATTGAAGCGCCGGGCGGTCTGAAACAGCCCCAGCAAAACTTGCCCGAACGAAATGTCCTTTAACGGTTTTTCCAGAATCGGCTCACATACGGTACGGATGGCGGCGGCAAACTCATTGGCGCGGGTATCTTCGCTTACCCAACCGGATTCGATATGCAGCGCTGCAACTTCGTAATAATCCTGATGAAAGAAGGCTAGCAGGTTGCGCGCCAGGTAATCCTGATCTTCTCGGGTCAGGCTGCCGACAATGCCGCAATCGATAGCGATATATTGAGGGTTTTCCGGGTCATCGCAGTTAACAAATATATTGCCGGGATGCATGTCGGCATGGAAAAAATTATCGCGAAATACCTGGGTGAAGAAAATTTCAACGCCACGCTCAGCGAGCTTCTTCAGGTTGGTGCCTCGTGCGCGCAGCGTCTCGGTATCCGCTACGGGCACGCCGCGAATGCGTTCCTGAACCATTGCGTGGCGGCGGGTGTAGGTCCAGTGGATAGCCGGTACGTAAAGCAGCGGCGAATCCTTGAAGTTACGCTTTAGCTGAGAGGTGCTGGCCGCTTCCTTGTAGAGATCAAGCTCGTCAAACAGGGTGGCTTCGTAGTCGCGAATGACCTCCACCGGGCGCAGACGACGCGCTTCGGGAATAAAGCTCACCAACCTGGCTAACTGATACATCAGGCCCATATCCTGGCCCATGACCCTGTCGATGCCTGGACGGATAATCTTGACCACCACTTCTTCACCGCTATGCAGCTTGGCGACATGCACTTGGGCAATCGATGCCGAGGCCAGCGGCGTGCGGTTAAAACTGGCAAAGGCAGTGCTTAGCGACATGCCCATTTCTTTCTCGACTCTGGCAACCGCTGCGTCACCAGGAAAGGGCGGAACCTGATCCTGCAGACGCTTGAGTTCGTCAGCAATATCGGCTGGCAGCAGATCGCGACGTGTAGAGAGCATCTGACCGAACTTGACAAAAATGGGGCCAAGTTCTTCAAGCGCCAGTCGCAGCCGTTCGCCGCGCGGACGTTCACCGAGGGGGAACAGCTTGAGCGGTGAAATACTCATCAACAGGCGCAACCACCAGGGCAGACGGGCCACCGGGATCAGGGTATCAAGGCGGTAGCGGGCAATTACCCAACCAATGCGCAGCAGGCGCAGGCTCATGAGCCGGAATCTCCTTGTGACAAGCGCTGGGTCAGGCGTCGGTGCAGGCGGTTAAGCCGGGCTTCCAGCCGGTCGGTGGATATTTCCAGCTCGCTGAGATGATCGCGCAATACGTCGCGCTGCTGGCGACCGGGAAGCAGCTTGGCCTCTTCGAACACGTATTCAGACACGTCCGCCATCAGCTCATTGCTGGCACGCAGCCCCCAGCGGCCTGCACGACGCAAGCCTTCGGCAAGCGAGTGCGCGGGGATATCGCCCAGCCAGTTGGCCAGTTCGCCTTCCCAGTCGATATCCAGGTCGGTCAATAGCTCCTGAGTGGCTTCAAGCAGCTGGATGCGCCCGCGCACCGATAGCTTGCCTTCAAACATCAAGCGCTCGACAGAGCTGCCGCTGACCCATTCCGAGAAGGTTTCCGGCGATAGTTCAACCACCGCATCGGCGCTGGTTTCATCAATGTCTTCGGCGCGTAGCAGGTCAATGCCAGACGGATGAAACGCCATCAACAGAGCCAGCTGGGGCTGCTCAAGGCGAATCAGCAGGCGGCTGCCTGCCAGGACGTCCAGGCGCTGAGGGGAAGCCGGGTCGCGAGCCAGCAAGGCATTCAGCATACGTTCGCAGCCTGCCAGCAGCAGGGCGGGAGTTACCAGCATGCCAACCTCACTGTGTGTTTGATAATGGCGTGCTTCATAGTTTGATGCCACGGTGCAGGGCGACAATGCCACCCGTCAGGTTGGTGTACTCGACACGCTCCAGCCCAGCGGCTTCCATCATCGCCTTGAGGGTTGGCTGATCGGGGTGCATGCGGATTGATTCTGCCAGATAGCGGTAGCTTTCGGCATCCCCTGCGACCATCTCGCCCATACGCGGCAACAGTCGGAAGGAGTATTCATCATAGGCCTTGGATAACAGGGGGTTAGCGGGTTTGGAAAACTCCAGTACCAGCAGGCGCCCGCCCGGCTTGAGCACCCGTTGCATGGAGCGCAGAGCCGCATCTTTGTCAGTGACGTTGCGCAAACCAAAGGCGATGGTGATGCAGTCGAAGCTGTTATCCGGGAAGGGCAGGCATTCAGCATTGGCCTGAACGTATTCAACATTGCCGCCGACGCCGTTATCAATCAGCTTGTCGCGCCCGACGCCCAGCATGGAGGCGTTGATATCTGCCAGCACGACCTTGCCTCGGGGGCCAACCATGCGTGAAAACTTGAGCGTCAGATCGCCGGTTCCACCTGCAATATCAAGCACCTGATGGCCAGGACGAACGCCAGAACGCTCAATGGTGAGGCGTTTCCAGAGGCGGTGAACGCCCATCGACATCAGGTCATTCATGACATCGTAGCGGGCAGCCACGGAATGAAAGACGTCGGCGACGCGGGAGGCTTTTTCATCAACGGGAACTTCCTGGTAACCGAAGTGAGTCGTACGTTTTTCTGTGGGGCTCATGGAGGGGCGGCTCCCGAATTCGAGACGGTGAAGGCCAGCCTGACGGTGTGTCAATGCCTGGCTGCAACCGTCGTTAAAAAGTTGCCGCTATTGTAGCCTTGTCAGGCTAGGCTTGTCTGCGCTTGGTGTCGCTTATACCTGTTTGATTTCAATACCCAGTGGCTCGCGGGATGCGCCCACCTCTTTCAGGCGTTGCAGATAGTCGCGCCAGTAAGCGTCCTGATGGGTGCCTAAGTCGTAAAGATAGTTCCAGGTAAACAGGCCGCTGTCGTGGCCATCGTCAAAATGCAGCTTGAGCGCATAGTTGCCTGCCTGGGTAATATTCTGCAGGCCGACAAATTTCTTGCCGACCTGCAAGACCGCCGTGTCGCCGCCATGGCCGCGCACCTCAGCGGAGGGTGAATAGACGCGCAGCAGTTCAATCGGGAGCTGAAAGGTATCGCCGCTGGCGTAGCCGAGCTCAAGCTCGCGGGCTTTGCGGTGATAGTGAACGCGAGAAGGGATGGGAGCGTCCATGGGGTACCTCATAAAGAAGTTGATGTCAGTCTGACATTTACCATACGCAGACACTCACTGGCCGTGCAAGATTTTCCGTCATCCTGAAAGCCAGGTTGCCCGCTCAGAGGGGCAACCTGGCAGCGCCTTGGCAACGGCTTAGAGGATATAGCGGGAAAGATCTTCGTCGACGGCCAGTTCGCCCAGCTGGGCGTTGACGTACTCAGCGTCAATCACCAGCGGTCCGTCAAGGTCGCCGCCCTTGAAAGAGGCTTCTTCAAGCAGGCGTTCCATAACAGTGTGTAGACGGCGGGCGCCGATATTTTCGGTGCCTTCGTTAACCTGCCAGGAAATTTCCGCAATCCGCTCGATGCCGTCCGGGGTGAACTCGACATCCAGCCCGTCAGTGGCCAACAGCGCCTGATACTGACGGGTCAGCGAGGCGGATGGCTCGGTCAGGATGCGCTTGAAGTCGCCTGGGGTCAGGGCATCCAGTTCGACGCGGATTGGCAGACGGCCCTGCAACTCAGGGATCAGATCCGAGGGGCGCGACAGATGGAAGGCACCGGAGGCGATAAACAGGATGTGGTCGGTTTTGACCATGCCGTATTTGGTCGACACCGTGGAGCCTTCGATCAGCGGCAGTAGATCACGCTGGACACCCTCACGGGAGACCTCGCCACCGCTGGACTGGCCGCTGCCCTTGGCTACCTTGTCGATTTCATCCAGAAAGACAATGCCATGCTGCTCAACCGCTTCTACCGCACGGGCCTTGATGTCTTCTTCATTGACCAGTTTGCCAGCTTCCTCATCGCGCAGCAGACCAAAGGCGTCCTTGACCGCAATCCGGCGGGTTTCGCGCTTTTGTTGGCCCATGTTTGAAAACAGGCTCTGCAGCTGGTTGGTCATTTCCTCCATGCCGGGCGGGGTCATGATATCGACGCTCGGCCCCTGCTGGGAAAGCTCGATATCGATTTCCTTATCGTCAAGCTGACCTTCGCGTAGTTTCTTGCGAAACGACTGGCGGGTGGCATTTTCTTCGCGGGGCTTATCTTCCTGGCCGCGCGGTGGAGGCAGCAGAGCATCCAGAATGCGGTCTTCGGCGGCGTCCTCAGCGCGGTGGCTAACTTCTTCCTTGGCGTGCTCGCGCACCATCTTGATGGCGGCTTCCATCAGGTCGCGAATGATCGATTCCACGTCACGCCCTACATAGCCCACTTCGGTGAACTTGGTCGCTTCGACCTTGATGAAAGGGGCCTTGGCCAGCTTGGCCAGGCGGCGGGCGATCTCGGTCTTGCCGACGCCCGTCGGGCCTATCATCAGGATATTCTTGGGGGTGACTTCACTGCGCAGGTCGGTGTCCAGCTGCATGCGGCGCCAGCGGTTACGCAGGGCAATCGCTACCGCCCGTTTGGCGTCTTTCTGGCCGATAATATATTGGTCCAGGGCGTGGACAATTTCACGGGGAGTCATCTGAGTCATGGCTTATAGCTCTTCCATGGTGACGTGGTGATTGGTGAATACGCAGATGTCACCGGCGATTTCGAGGGACTTTT from Halomonas sp. CH40 includes these protein-coding regions:
- the ubiB gene encoding ubiquinone biosynthesis regulatory protein kinase UbiB, with protein sequence MSLRLLRIGWVIARYRLDTLIPVARLPWWLRLLMSISPLKLFPLGERPRGERLRLALEELGPIFVKFGQMLSTRRDLLPADIADELKRLQDQVPPFPGDAAVARVEKEMGMSLSTAFASFNRTPLASASIAQVHVAKLHSGEEVVVKIIRPGIDRVMGQDMGLMYQLARLVSFIPEARRLRPVEVIRDYEATLFDELDLYKEAASTSQLKRNFKDSPLLYVPAIHWTYTRRHAMVQERIRGVPVADTETLRARGTNLKKLAERGVEIFFTQVFRDNFFHADMHPGNIFVNCDDPENPQYIAIDCGIVGSLTREDQDYLARNLLAFFHQDYYEVAALHIESGWVSEDTRANEFAAAIRTVCEPILEKPLKDISFGQVLLGLFQTARRFNMEVQPQLVLLQKTLLNIEGLGRQLYPDLDLWSTARPFLESWMKERAGPRGLWDSLKRQAPELAHQLPELPVLAHQTLSRMEKEHRQRHQQANAITSIRQTLTQQNKRHYRLKLGLILLAIALTWQPLSQWASVQDWPVLAAAAIGLLLLVWH
- a CDS encoding phosphoribosyl-ATP diphosphatase, translated to MTKTPSPTVDDTVLDALFEVLRQRRHAAPDESYVASLHHKGLNKILEKVGEEATETLLAAKDAESGEQSKQQALIAETADLWFHSLVMLSHLGLDHQAVINELARRFGVSGHDEKAARNKA
- the tatA gene encoding Sec-independent protein translocase subunit TatA translates to MLGGISIWQLLIVLGIIILIFGTKKLRNVGTDLGGAVKGFKKAIHDEEKEGDKKDAETPQAKVSHEENGNTYDVQAQEKRTEHSEERK
- the hslU gene encoding ATP-dependent protease ATPase subunit HslU; translation: MTQMTPREIVHALDQYIIGQKDAKRAVAIALRNRWRRMQLDTDLRSEVTPKNILMIGPTGVGKTEIARRLAKLAKAPFIKVEATKFTEVGYVGRDVESIIRDLMEAAIKMVREHAKEEVSHRAEDAAEDRILDALLPPPRGQEDKPREENATRQSFRKKLREGQLDDKEIDIELSQQGPSVDIMTPPGMEEMTNQLQSLFSNMGQQKRETRRIAVKDAFGLLRDEEAGKLVNEEDIKARAVEAVEQHGIVFLDEIDKVAKGSGQSSGGEVSREGVQRDLLPLIEGSTVSTKYGMVKTDHILFIASGAFHLSRPSDLIPELQGRLPIRVELDALTPGDFKRILTEPSASLTRQYQALLATDGLDVEFTPDGIERIAEISWQVNEGTENIGARRLHTVMERLLEEASFKGGDLDGPLVIDAEYVNAQLGELAVDEDLSRYIL
- the ubiE gene encoding bifunctional demethylmenaquinone methyltransferase/2-methoxy-6-polyprenyl-1,4-benzoquinol methylase UbiE, which gives rise to MSPTEKRTTHFGYQEVPVDEKASRVADVFHSVAARYDVMNDLMSMGVHRLWKRLTIERSGVRPGHQVLDIAGGTGDLTLKFSRMVGPRGKVVLADINASMLGVGRDKLIDNGVGGNVEYVQANAECLPFPDNSFDCITIAFGLRNVTDKDAALRSMQRVLKPGGRLLVLEFSKPANPLLSKAYDEYSFRLLPRMGEMVAGDAESYRYLAESIRMHPDQPTLKAMMEAAGLERVEYTNLTGGIVALHRGIKL
- the hemB gene encoding porphobilinogen synthase, with product MTTPTQRHFPATRMRRMRRDAFSRRLMQENSLSAADLILPVFVLEGENQRQAVPSMPGVERLSLDLLIEQALEAYALGIPALALFPVVGPEQKSELAEEAYNSAGLVQRSVRALKAALPELGIITDVALDPYTSHGQDGIIDEQGYVINDRTVDTLLKQALSHAEAGADVVAPSDMMDGRIGSIRQVLEQEHLHNVRIMAYSAKYASHYYGPFRDAVGSAGNLGKADKRTYQMDPANSDEALHEVAMDIAEGADMVMVKPGMPYLDVVRRVKHELQVPTFAYQVSGEYAMHRAAFDNGWLDADSVIIESLMCFKRAGADGILSYFALDAARLLKAND
- a CDS encoding SCP2 sterol-binding domain-containing protein, which encodes MLVTPALLLAGCERMLNALLARDPASPQRLDVLAGSRLLIRLEQPQLALLMAFHPSGIDLLRAEDIDETSADAVVELSPETFSEWVSGSSVERLMFEGKLSVRGRIQLLEATQELLTDLDIDWEGELANWLGDIPAHSLAEGLRRAGRWGLRASNELMADVSEYVFEEAKLLPGRQQRDVLRDHLSELEISTDRLEARLNRLHRRLTQRLSQGDSGS
- the tatB gene encoding Sec-independent protein translocase protein TatB, translating into MLDIGFLELLIIAVVGLLVLGPERLPRAARTAGLWIGKIKRSVSGMQREISAQLESEELRQKLNEQQKKLDDSLKKAKLDVENIAEAPKSSDSDSASPSKEQRLADASARIDDALETVRETSASTADSGTQEKPPAEASTPQTSPSSSKTSPHSTSTQQDSNPR
- the tatC gene encoding twin-arginine translocase subunit TatC, with amino-acid sequence MSSGDSQDQQAKQAQAPLIEHLIELRSRLMRAVIVVLVIFLGLYSFANDIYTFVAQPLMALLPEGSQMIATEVASPFLAPFKLTLVVAVFAAVPFILHQAWSFVAPGLYDNEKALAIPLLISSVGLFYAGAAFAYYVVFPLLFAFFTQTGPEEIQVMTDINQYLNFVLKLFFAFGVAFEIPIATFLLIFSGATTVESLSKKRPYIILGCFVVGMLLTPPDVVSQSLLAVPMYLLYEVGLLFGRLVRRKAVKDAEEDELSENG
- a CDS encoding DUF971 domain-containing protein: MDAPIPSRVHYHRKARELELGYASGDTFQLPIELLRVYSPSAEVRGHGGDTAVLQVGKKFVGLQNITQAGNYALKLHFDDGHDSGLFTWNYLYDLGTHQDAYWRDYLQRLKEVGASREPLGIEIKQV
- the elbB gene encoding isoprenoid biosynthesis glyoxalase ElbB is translated as MTKQVAVILAGCGVYDGSEIYETTLTLLRLDQLGIGYHCFAPDMDQHQVINHVTQQATQGETRNVLEESARLARGDISPLSELDAGNFDAVIVPGGFGVAQNLCDFAVQGDNMQVLEPLKEVLEAFREDAKPIGLICIAPVMVPRLLGEGIAVTIGHDPGVAGAISAMGGLHRSCGVEEIVVDFENRVVTTPAYMLATRISEAATGVFKLVERIDEMMG